One genomic segment of Cardinium endosymbiont of Philonthus spinipes includes these proteins:
- the dut gene encoding dUTP diphosphatase, with the protein MEVQIINQSHHPLPAYATLGASGMDLRAFTPNPISLAAGQRLLIATGISIALPEGYEAQVRPRSGLALHHGITVLNSPGTVDADYRGEIKVLLINLSDQSFVVHDGDRIAQLVVAKYASVCWKVVPVLDQTARGVGGHGSTGKN; encoded by the coding sequence ATGGAAGTTCAAATTATAAACCAATCACACCACCCACTGCCTGCTTATGCTACATTGGGGGCTAGCGGTATGGATTTGCGTGCTTTTACGCCTAATCCTATTTCGTTGGCTGCTGGCCAGAGGCTACTCATTGCTACCGGTATCTCTATTGCTTTACCAGAGGGATATGAGGCACAAGTAAGACCACGTAGCGGCTTGGCATTGCATCATGGAATTACAGTATTAAATAGCCCTGGAACCGTTGATGCAGATTATAGAGGAGAAATAAAAGTATTACTTATCAACCTCTCTGATCAATCCTTTGTAGTGCACGATGGGGATAGAATTGCACAGCTGGTTGTCGCTAAATATGCATCGGTTTGCTGGAAGGTAGTACCGGTTTTAGACCAAACGGCTAGGGGAGTGGGAGGGCATGGTAGTACTGGCAAAAACTAG